From Gimesia panareensis, the proteins below share one genomic window:
- a CDS encoding phytanoyl-CoA dioxygenase family protein, which translates to MSTSLFTAEEIERFQRDGFIIVESLFSQEEVTLLGQIGRADLAMQQATFSRADGEGGAVKLSVENEVGDDIYGVIAAGHRVVDRMEELLGDEVYHYHHKMIQKEAKVGGAWAWHQDYGYWYNNGCLFPDMGSCMIAVDRATQENGCLQVLKGSHLMGRMHHGKVGDQTGADPERVVAACERFELVYCTLEPGSAVFFHSNLLHRSDQNKSEHPRWGFICCYNTKHNDPYKESRHPRYTPLKKRDDADVLQVGRVQWEQLQADSSL; encoded by the coding sequence ATGTCGACGTCGTTATTCACTGCAGAGGAAATCGAGCGGTTTCAGCGTGACGGCTTTATCATCGTGGAATCGCTGTTCAGCCAGGAAGAAGTGACACTGCTGGGACAGATCGGCCGGGCGGATCTGGCGATGCAGCAGGCGACCTTCAGTCGTGCCGACGGAGAAGGAGGCGCGGTCAAGCTGAGCGTCGAGAATGAAGTGGGCGATGACATTTATGGTGTGATCGCCGCCGGGCATCGGGTGGTAGACCGGATGGAGGAACTGCTGGGGGATGAGGTTTATCATTACCACCACAAGATGATCCAGAAGGAAGCCAAAGTGGGTGGCGCCTGGGCATGGCACCAGGATTACGGATACTGGTACAACAATGGCTGTCTGTTTCCGGACATGGGGAGCTGCATGATTGCCGTCGACCGGGCGACGCAGGAAAACGGTTGCCTGCAGGTGCTGAAAGGGAGTCATCTCATGGGCCGCATGCATCACGGCAAGGTCGGTGACCAGACCGGGGCAGACCCGGAGCGGGTGGTAGCGGCGTGCGAACGATTTGAGCTGGTGTATTGTACTTTAGAACCGGGATCGGCTGTCTTTTTCCATTCGAATCTGCTCCACCGTTCGGATCAGAACAAGAGTGAGCATCCACGTTGGGGGTTCATCTGCTGTTACAATACGAAGCACAACGATCCGTATAAAGAATCACGGCACCCCCGTTATACGCCGCTGAAGAAACGGGACGATGCTGACGTGCTGCAGGTGGGCCGTGTCCAGTGGGAACAGCTGCAGGCAGATTCATCTCTGTGA
- the queG gene encoding tRNA epoxyqueuosine(34) reductase QueG: MGNGAETAGRELSQQSALIKRLAREVGFDLAGIAPAITPGGYHSFLEWMDQGYAGEMSYLERRKDAYEHPRYVMSSVRSVLMLTLNYQTEEPPAVTGTDARVSRYAWGTTDYHKVIRKKLKQLSRLIRAEYPGCETRGVVDTAPLLERDFAQLAGLGWIGKNTLLLNKREGSWFFLAGLLLSYELEYDEPQQSAHCGTCTRCLEACPTDAFVEAGTLDARKCISYLTIELRDQPIPAALRPGMQEWLFGCDVCQEVCPWNRKAPISGEPAFQPVETFTPVDACELLTLDEAAFQERFQSTPMSRARRAGLLRNAAIVLGNRGDQRAVPALLRVLDDAEPLIRGAVAWALGRLGDTETHSVLQARLEAETETDVIAELKSALDELERQGE; the protein is encoded by the coding sequence ATGGGTAACGGTGCCGAGACCGCAGGCAGGGAATTGAGTCAGCAGAGTGCGCTGATCAAGCGACTGGCGCGCGAGGTGGGATTTGATCTGGCCGGGATTGCGCCGGCGATCACGCCCGGCGGTTATCACAGTTTTCTGGAGTGGATGGACCAGGGCTATGCGGGCGAGATGAGCTATCTCGAACGTCGTAAGGATGCGTATGAGCATCCGCGATATGTGATGAGTTCCGTGCGCAGCGTATTGATGCTGACGCTGAACTATCAGACGGAAGAACCGCCCGCAGTGACCGGAACCGACGCCCGGGTTTCGCGGTATGCCTGGGGCACGACCGACTATCACAAAGTCATTCGCAAAAAACTGAAGCAGCTGTCACGCTTGATTCGCGCGGAATATCCCGGTTGTGAAACGCGGGGTGTGGTCGACACCGCGCCGCTGCTGGAGCGGGATTTCGCGCAGCTGGCAGGGTTGGGCTGGATCGGGAAAAACACGCTGCTGCTCAACAAGCGGGAAGGGAGCTGGTTTTTCCTGGCGGGGTTATTATTGAGTTATGAACTGGAATATGACGAACCGCAACAGAGTGCCCATTGTGGAACCTGCACACGGTGTCTGGAGGCCTGCCCGACCGATGCCTTTGTCGAAGCGGGCACTTTGGATGCGCGGAAGTGCATTTCGTATCTGACGATTGAACTCCGCGATCAGCCGATCCCGGCGGCGCTGCGACCGGGGATGCAGGAGTGGCTGTTCGGCTGTGATGTCTGCCAGGAGGTCTGTCCCTGGAACCGGAAGGCGCCAATCAGTGGTGAGCCGGCGTTTCAGCCGGTCGAAACGTTTACTCCTGTCGATGCCTGCGAACTGCTGACACTGGATGAAGCTGCGTTTCAGGAGCGGTTCCAGAGTACACCCATGTCGCGGGCTCGCCGGGCGGGGTTGCTGCGGAATGCGGCGATCGTGCTGGGGAACCGGGGGGATCAGCGTGCGGTGCCGGCTCTGTTGCGCGTCCTTGATGATGCGGAACCGTTGATTCGGGGGGCGGTAGCCTGGGCGCTGGGGCGACTGGGAGATACAGAGACGCACAGCGTGCTACAAGCCCGGCTGGAGGCAGAGACTGAGACAGATGTGATTGCAGAACTCAAGTCGGCACTGGATGAACTGGAGCGTCAGGGGGAATAA
- a CDS encoding phosphoglycerate kinase has protein sequence MAKKTIENVDVAGKTVLMRVDFNVPLDDALNITDDRRVRMALPSIKSVIDRGGRLILMSHLGRPKGDAGDAKFSLKPTAACLGKLLDQDVAFATDTVGDDAKAKVAALQDGQVLILENLRFNEGEKKGDAAFAGELAGFADIYCNDAFGTCHRTDASMVAVPEAMDGKPKVVGFLVAKEIQYLSDAIASPQRPFVAILGGAKVSDKINVINNLLGICDKVLIGGAMAYTFSLAQGGQVGDSLVEKDKVELAKELIAKGGDKLMLPVDTHCGDDFNSNCNKQVVKAGEIPDGFEGLDIGPETAKMFAETVKAAKTVVWNGPMGVFEMPPFDEGTKAVAQAIADSDATSIIGGGDSAAAIQQLGFADQVSHVSTGGGASLAMLEGQEFAAVNLLDEA, from the coding sequence ATGGCAAAGAAAACAATTGAAAACGTAGACGTAGCGGGTAAGACCGTTTTAATGCGTGTGGATTTTAACGTTCCGCTGGACGACGCTCTGAACATCACCGACGATCGCCGGGTGCGGATGGCACTGCCTTCGATTAAATCGGTCATCGATCGTGGCGGACGCCTGATTCTGATGAGTCACCTGGGACGTCCCAAAGGTGATGCCGGCGATGCGAAGTTCAGTCTGAAGCCGACAGCGGCCTGCCTGGGTAAGCTGCTGGATCAGGATGTCGCCTTCGCAACCGATACCGTTGGTGATGACGCGAAAGCGAAAGTCGCTGCATTACAGGATGGCCAGGTGCTGATCCTGGAGAACCTGCGTTTCAACGAAGGTGAGAAAAAAGGGGATGCCGCTTTTGCAGGCGAGCTGGCTGGGTTCGCTGACATCTACTGCAACGACGCGTTTGGTACCTGTCACCGGACCGATGCTTCGATGGTGGCAGTACCCGAAGCGATGGACGGCAAGCCGAAAGTGGTCGGTTTTCTGGTCGCGAAGGAAATTCAATACCTGTCCGATGCGATTGCCAGTCCGCAACGTCCCTTCGTGGCGATCCTGGGCGGGGCCAAAGTTTCAGACAAGATCAACGTGATTAACAACCTGCTGGGCATCTGCGACAAGGTGCTGATCGGCGGGGCAATGGCCTACACCTTCTCGCTGGCCCAGGGAGGCCAGGTAGGTGACAGCCTGGTAGAAAAGGACAAGGTCGAGCTGGCCAAAGAGCTGATCGCCAAGGGGGGCGACAAGCTGATGCTGCCGGTCGACACACATTGTGGCGACGATTTCAACAGCAACTGCAATAAGCAGGTCGTCAAAGCGGGTGAAATCCCCGATGGTTTCGAAGGTCTGGATATTGGTCCGGAAACCGCGAAGATGTTTGCTGAAACAGTGAAGGCTGCTAAAACGGTCGTCTGGAACGGTCCGATGGGTGTGTTCGAAATGCCGCCCTTTGATGAAGGGACGAAAGCCGTTGCCCAGGCGATCGCCGACAGCGATGCCACCAGCATTATCGGCGGTGGCGACAGTGCCGCCGCGATCCAGCAGCTCGGTTTTGCCGATCAGGTCTCGCACGTGAGTACCGGCGGTGGGGCCAGCCTGGCGATGCTGGAAGGTCAGGAATTTGCAGCCGTCAATCTGCTGGATGAAGCCTGA